A genomic segment from Saprospiraceae bacterium encodes:
- a CDS encoding aldo/keto reductase, protein MLYTTLGNTDLKVSKICLGTMTFGEQNTEAEGHEQLDYALEQGINFIDTAELYAVPSNKNNQGNTERIIGTWIKSRKNRSQYILATKVTGPSDGLTYIRNPLRFNREQITTAIEQSLQRLQTDYVDLYQLHWPERRTNFFGKRGFKFSESDPWEDNFQDILEVMQDLVTQGKIRHFGVSNETPWGVMNFLRQADQYDLPRIRSIQNPYSLLNRTFETGLAEMAIREQVGLLAYSPMAFGRLSGKYIKGTDEPNSRLNQFKVMSRYNRENALKATEAYLKIAEDNGLSLAQMSLAFVNQQAFLTSNIIGATNMTQLKENIASINITLSNDTLKAIEEVHEGNPNPAP, encoded by the coding sequence ATGCTATACACTACCCTTGGAAATACAGACCTTAAAGTGAGTAAAATTTGCCTCGGAACCATGACTTTCGGGGAACAAAACACCGAAGCAGAAGGTCATGAACAATTGGACTATGCCCTGGAGCAAGGCATCAATTTTATTGATACTGCCGAGTTATACGCAGTGCCTAGCAACAAAAATAACCAAGGCAATACAGAACGTATCATTGGTACCTGGATCAAAAGTCGCAAAAATAGAAGCCAATATATCCTGGCAACCAAGGTGACCGGCCCTTCTGACGGCCTGACCTATATCCGCAATCCCCTTCGCTTTAATCGGGAACAAATTACAACGGCTATTGAACAGAGCCTGCAACGCTTGCAGACCGATTATGTGGACCTCTACCAATTGCATTGGCCGGAAAGAAGAACTAATTTTTTCGGAAAACGTGGGTTTAAGTTTAGTGAAAGTGATCCTTGGGAAGATAATTTCCAGGATATCCTCGAAGTAATGCAAGACCTGGTAACACAAGGTAAAATTCGACACTTTGGCGTTTCTAATGAAACGCCCTGGGGGGTGATGAATTTTCTGCGTCAGGCAGACCAATATGACCTTCCTCGAATTAGAAGTATCCAAAACCCTTATAGCCTACTTAATCGCACCTTCGAGACCGGCCTCGCCGAAATGGCCATTCGCGAACAGGTTGGTTTACTAGCTTATTCGCCCATGGCCTTTGGTCGACTCTCGGGCAAGTACATCAAAGGAACAGATGAACCCAATTCCCGACTCAACCAATTTAAAGTCATGTCGCGCTACAATCGGGAAAATGCACTCAAAGCAACCGAAGCTTACCTGAAAATTGCGGAAGACAATGGCCTAAGCCTCGCCCAAATGTCACTTGCTTTTGTGAACCAACAAGCCTTTTTGACCAGCAACATCATCGGCGCAACAAATATGACCCAACTAAAAGAAAATATTGCAAGCATCAACATTACCCTTTCTAATGATACCTTGAAGGCCATTGAAGAGGTGCATGAGGGAAATCCGAATCCGGCACCTTAG